From a single Melospiza georgiana isolate bMelGeo1 chromosome 5, bMelGeo1.pri, whole genome shotgun sequence genomic region:
- the INTS12 gene encoding integrator complex subunit 12 — MAATVNLELDPIFLKALGFLHSKSKDSAEKLKALLDESLARGTDSSYRPSQKEVEQPKVSVTKPIKQEPKASSSLPSGNNNGKPTASEKVKKETEKRSADKTKGDPAEGADAPKKPRVEKQEARSSPITVQTSKDLSMPDLSSFEETSADDFAMEMGLACVVCRQMTVTFVNQLVECQECHNLYHQDCHKPQVTDKEVNDPRLVWYCARCTRQMKRMAQKTQKPPQKPAPAVVSVAPALKDPLVKKPEIKLKPETPPAFLAFKRTEVKTSAAVSGNSASTSVSSSATSGLTGWAAFAAKTSSANPSTAKLGSTAQSAGGKPAASSNNQKPVGLSGLATSKTGLGAKIASANNSANPVQLKPPPPLTLGKTTLSRSVSSDNVSKAGLPSPSGAAPGTGGAAGGGNGSGGSGSAGSSAGKAAADTGSQPAPLKGPTSQESQLNAMKRLQMVKKKAAQKKLKK; from the exons ATGGCTGCTACAGTGAACTTGGAGCTGGATCCCATTTTTCTGAAGGCCCTGGGCTTTTTGCACTCCAAGAGTAAGGACtctgctgagaagctgaaagcACTCCTCGACGAGTCGTTGGCCAGAGGAACTGACTCCAGCTATCGTCCCTCTCAGAAG GAAGTAGAGCAACCAAAAGTATCTGTCACCAAACCCATTAAGCAAGAACCTAAAGCTTCATCCAGTTTGCCTTCTGGCAACAACAATGGCAAGCCCACTGCAtcagaaaaggtgaaaaaagaaacagaaaagagatCTGCAGATAAA ACGAAAGGGGAtcctgctgaaggagctgaTGCACCAAAGAAGCCCCGGGTGGAGAAGCAGGAGGCTCGTTCCTCTCCTATTACAGTTCAGACAAGCAAGGATTTATCTATGCCTGATTTATCCAGCTTTGAGGAAACCAGTGCTGATGATTTTGCCATGGAAATGGGATTAGCCTGTGTTGTTTGCAG GCAAATGACAGTTACTTTTGTGAATCAGCTAGTGGAGTGTCAGGAGTGCCATAATCTGTACCACCAGGATTGCCATAAACCTCAGGTGACAGACAAGGAAGTGAATGATCCTCGGCTTGTCTGGTACTGTGCCCGCTGTACCAGGCAGATGAAGAGAATG GCTCAGAAGACACAAAAACCACCTCAAaaaccagctcctgcagtggtTTCAGTTGCACCAGCTTTGAAGGATCCATTGGTCAAGAAACCAGAAATCAAGTTAAAACCTGAGACCCCACCAGCTTTTCTGGCATTCAAGAGAACAGAAGTCAAG accTCAGCAGCAGTTTCGGGGAACTCTGCCAGTACAAGCGTTTCCTCTTCAGCAACGAGTGGCCTTACAGGATGGGCTGCATTTGCAGCCAAAACCTCCTCTGCCAACCCATccactgccaagctgggatCGACAGCACAGAGTGCCGGCGGGAAGCCTGCAGCTTCTTCAAATAACCAGAAACCCGTGGGTTTGTCAGGGCTGGCGACTTCCAAGACGGGGCTGGGGGCCAAAATAGCTTCTGCCAACAACAGCGCGAACCCCGTGCAGCTGAAGCCTCCCCCGCCGCTGACCCTGGGCAAGACGACGCTGAGCCGCTCGGTGAGCAGCGACAACGTGAGCAAGGcggggctgcccagccccagcggCGCCGCCCCCGGCACCGGCGGCGCGGCCGGCGGCGGCAACggcagcggcggctccggctccgCGGGCAGCAGCGCCGGCAAGGCCGCGGCCGACACCGGCAGCCAGCCCGCGCCCCTCAAGGGCCCCACCTCGCAGGAGTCCCAGCTCAACGCCATGAAGCGGCTacaaatggttaaaaagaaggCTGCTCAAAAGAA